In the genome of Nitrospira japonica, one region contains:
- a CDS encoding glycosyltransferase: protein MSHDRIPLAPATESRLREIDFADILVGIPSYNNAATVGHVVRAVAAGLAKYFPAKRAVLVNADGGSSDDTTAVVAQTAVDHRQLLIADRQSVLHRIVTPYHGIPGKGSAFRTIFEIARQLNARACAVVDADLRSISPEWIEMLLRPTVEGEFDYVAPFYLRHKYDGTITNSLAYPLTRALYGNRIRQPIGGEFGFSGALAAHYLDQHVWESEVARFGIDIWMTTEAIACGARVCQSFLGAKIHNPKDPASDLSDMLRQVVGSLFASMERHVTGWSAVVGSHPVPLFGFPYEVSVEPVHVDVDRMVSYFQQGLTDLAPLWREILSHATFEHLIDLNGQRGKDCRIPDELWSHIVFDAAAAYHHQVLPREHLLKCLTPLYLGRTASFVLATMGLTSVEAERAIEQLCATFEDRKPYLLERWEERPSRWTGTAGVDHDGAGVGRPS, encoded by the coding sequence ATGAGCCACGACCGCATCCCACTGGCGCCGGCGACGGAGAGTCGCCTGCGGGAGATCGACTTCGCCGACATTCTCGTCGGCATTCCCAGCTACAACAACGCCGCCACGGTCGGCCATGTGGTTCGCGCGGTCGCGGCCGGCTTGGCAAAGTATTTTCCCGCCAAACGCGCGGTGCTCGTGAACGCCGACGGCGGCTCCTCCGATGATACGACCGCCGTAGTCGCGCAGACGGCGGTGGACCATCGCCAGCTCTTGATCGCCGACCGGCAAAGCGTGCTCCACCGGATCGTGACGCCCTACCACGGCATCCCCGGCAAGGGCAGCGCGTTCCGGACCATTTTCGAGATCGCACGGCAGTTGAACGCCAGGGCCTGCGCCGTGGTCGATGCCGATCTGCGCAGCATCTCGCCCGAATGGATCGAGATGCTTTTGCGCCCGACCGTGGAGGGAGAATTCGACTACGTCGCCCCATTCTATCTGCGCCACAAATACGACGGCACCATCACCAACAGCCTGGCCTATCCACTCACCCGCGCGCTGTACGGCAACCGGATCCGCCAGCCGATCGGAGGCGAGTTCGGATTCTCCGGCGCCCTCGCGGCCCATTATCTGGATCAGCACGTCTGGGAATCGGAAGTCGCACGGTTCGGCATCGACATTTGGATGACCACGGAGGCCATCGCCTGCGGCGCCCGCGTGTGCCAAAGTTTCTTGGGCGCGAAGATCCACAACCCCAAAGATCCCGCATCCGATTTGTCCGACATGCTGCGCCAGGTCGTGGGGTCGTTGTTCGCCTCCATGGAACGGCACGTCACGGGCTGGTCCGCGGTCGTAGGCTCGCATCCCGTCCCGCTTTTCGGCTTTCCCTACGAAGTCAGCGTGGAGCCGGTCCACGTGGACGTAGACCGCATGGTCTCCTATTTTCAGCAGGGACTGACCGACCTGGCGCCGCTGTGGCGGGAGATTCTGAGCCACGCCACCTTCGAACACCTGATCGATCTGAACGGCCAAAGGGGAAAAGACTGCCGTATTCCGGATGAACTGTGGAGTCACATCGTCTTCGACGCAGCCGCGGCCTATCACCATCAGGTCCTGCCCCGCGAACACCTGCTGAAATGTCTGACTCCGCTGTACCTGGGCCGGACTGCGTCCTTCGTGCTCGCCACGATGGGACTCACGTCTGTGGAGGCGGAACGAGCCATCGAGCAGCTCTGCGCGACCTTCGAGGACCGCAAACCCTATCTGCTCGAGCGGTGGGAAGAACGGCCGTCGCGATGGACCGGCACGGCCGGCGTTGACCACGACGGCGCCGGAGTCGGGAGGCCGTCATGA
- a CDS encoding mechanosensitive ion channel family protein, whose product MNTFIEQALMAPLTVLAGYATAIFPNLIAMGILLLAGLLAARGVGFLAERLLRVLGFDHLCNRVGVTAALLRAGVKTDPSRLVGRGLHWTVVLVTGVAVVSALNLAPINQVAQSLLAYVPRLITASIILLAGYVASNFASQAILIAAVNAGLAPARLLATCSRWGLQLLAVAMALEQLGIAEQIVVVGFGITWGGLVLAAAIAFGFGATDLAKAFLEKKLLPTRTDVPDDLRHW is encoded by the coding sequence ATGAACACCTTTATTGAGCAAGCGCTGATGGCTCCCTTGACCGTGCTGGCCGGTTACGCTACGGCCATCTTCCCCAACCTCATCGCGATGGGCATCCTCCTGCTGGCCGGCCTGCTGGCCGCTCGCGGGGTTGGCTTCCTCGCCGAACGGTTGCTGCGTGTCCTCGGCTTCGATCACCTGTGCAACCGGGTCGGCGTCACGGCGGCGTTGCTGCGCGCCGGGGTCAAGACGGATCCCTCGCGCCTGGTCGGCCGAGGTCTCCACTGGACCGTCGTCCTCGTGACCGGCGTGGCGGTCGTCAGCGCGCTCAACCTGGCTCCCATCAACCAAGTTGCCCAGTCGCTGTTGGCCTACGTGCCCCGCCTGATCACGGCGAGCATCATTTTGCTGGCCGGCTATGTCGCCTCGAATTTCGCGTCCCAGGCGATCCTGATCGCCGCGGTCAATGCGGGCCTGGCACCCGCCCGATTGCTGGCGACCTGTTCGCGCTGGGGACTTCAACTGCTTGCCGTGGCCATGGCGCTCGAGCAGCTGGGCATCGCCGAACAGATCGTCGTGGTGGGCTTCGGCATCACGTGGGGCGGACTGGTCTTGGCGGCGGCCATTGCATTCGGGTTCGGCGCAACGGACCTGGCCAAGGCCTTCCTCGAGAAAAAGTTGCTTCCGACCAGGACCGACGTGCCGGACGACCTCCGCCACTGGTAG
- a CDS encoding HAD-IIB family hydrolase yields the protein MISSLSHDGSDTLLERPVTQFVLFTDLDGSLLDGMTYSFHAAIQALREVRARGIPLVLVSSKTRAEMEPLRARLDHRDPFIVENGAAVFIPQGRFDFPIERARKRSAYDVIELGLPYHMLRDVLKQIEEAVETPLRGFGDLSVGEIMRVTGLSKTDAELAKQREYDEPYLVEGPPSLVAEVCRQIIMRGLHWTKGGRLFHLTGRNDKGQAAALLLRCYQRQFRLQEGPIRIETIGIGDSLNDAPLLTMVDHPVLVQRLDGTYDPDVRVPGMIRADGIGPVGWNRAVLDILDRHS from the coding sequence ATGATTTCAAGCCTCAGCCACGACGGTTCCGACACGCTCCTGGAGCGGCCGGTTACGCAGTTCGTCCTTTTCACCGACCTGGACGGCTCGCTGCTGGACGGCATGACCTATTCTTTCCATGCGGCGATCCAGGCCCTGCGCGAGGTCCGGGCCCGCGGCATTCCGCTGGTGCTGGTGTCGAGCAAGACCCGCGCCGAAATGGAGCCCCTCCGCGCGCGCCTCGACCATCGGGATCCCTTCATCGTGGAGAACGGCGCGGCGGTCTTCATTCCGCAAGGCCGTTTCGACTTCCCGATCGAACGGGCACGCAAGCGATCCGCCTATGACGTCATCGAATTGGGATTGCCCTATCACATGCTTCGGGACGTGTTGAAGCAGATCGAGGAGGCGGTGGAAACACCGCTGCGCGGGTTCGGCGATCTCTCGGTCGGCGAGATCATGCGGGTGACGGGGCTGTCGAAGACGGACGCGGAGCTGGCCAAGCAACGCGAATACGACGAACCCTATCTGGTCGAAGGCCCGCCGAGCCTCGTGGCGGAAGTCTGCCGGCAAATCATCATGAGGGGCCTGCACTGGACCAAAGGCGGGCGGCTCTTTCACTTGACGGGTCGGAACGACAAGGGCCAGGCGGCGGCTCTGCTGCTCCGCTGCTATCAACGGCAGTTCAGGCTGCAGGAGGGACCGATCCGCATCGAGACGATCGGCATCGGCGACAGCCTCAACGATGCGCCCCTCCTGACCATGGTGGATCACCCGGTCCTGGTGCAACGGCTGGACGGCACCTACGATCCTGACGTACGCGTGCCGGGAATGATTCGCGCGGACGGCATCGGCCCGGTGGGATGGAACCGGGCGGTATTAGACATTCTGGACCGCCATTCCTGA
- a CDS encoding TylF/MycF/NovP-related O-methyltransferase, whose protein sequence is MQFPTTFSAATRLVDRTLIGLYHLLKGEHWLQYTPFQACGNYVKLRNTIQARDKLVMEEPLRSKYREALTYLADKYGPGSLGDYLEFGVYNGTSLTQMHRVLEDLGLEHVRLLGFDSFEGLPVEASYDDEGHWRPGSFKSEHAFTMQVLHWEKINFQRVVLTKGFFESTLTTDLRAKQHITKASVIMIDCDMYLSAKTALEFCAPLIVDETVIVFDDWFPLADRSLGEKRAFDEFLQAHPYFQAKEFGTYPPYGKIFVLARSSALEMHNSVAACASQPAFCSEV, encoded by the coding sequence ATGCAATTTCCAACGACCTTCTCGGCAGCGACCAGACTGGTAGACAGAACGCTCATCGGTTTGTACCACCTGCTAAAGGGTGAGCATTGGCTGCAATACACGCCGTTTCAGGCTTGTGGAAATTACGTCAAGTTACGGAACACCATCCAGGCACGAGACAAGCTGGTCATGGAAGAACCATTGAGGAGCAAGTATCGTGAGGCTCTCACGTATTTAGCCGATAAGTATGGTCCGGGCTCGCTGGGAGATTATCTGGAATTTGGCGTCTACAACGGCACGTCTCTGACCCAGATGCATCGTGTGCTGGAAGACCTCGGTCTCGAGCATGTGCGGTTATTGGGCTTCGATTCATTCGAGGGATTGCCCGTGGAGGCCAGTTACGATGATGAAGGGCATTGGCGTCCCGGCTCGTTCAAATCCGAGCATGCGTTCACCATGCAGGTATTGCATTGGGAGAAGATCAATTTTCAAAGAGTCGTCTTGACGAAAGGGTTCTTCGAGTCGACGCTCACAACAGATTTACGGGCGAAACAGCATATCACCAAGGCCAGCGTCATCATGATTGATTGCGACATGTATCTCTCGGCGAAAACTGCCTTGGAATTCTGTGCCCCGTTGATCGTCGATGAGACAGTGATTGTCTTTGACGACTGGTTCCCTCTGGCGGACAGGAGTCTGGGCGAGAAACGAGCGTTCGATGAATTCCTTCAGGCTCATCCCTATTTTCAAGCCAAGGAGTTCGGGACCTATCCGCCGTATGGGAAAATATTTGTGCTGGCGCGCTCTTCAGCCTTGGAAATGCACAACTCTGTTGCGGCTTGCGCGTCACAGCCGGCGTTCTGTTCTGAAGTATGA
- a CDS encoding cupin domain-containing protein encodes MQYWVKVVFVDNQELVVKDAIRHTISDDMEVLEVDSAKEVVIIPMKQIKYVACDATVFATKSKT; translated from the coding sequence GTGCAGTATTGGGTGAAGGTGGTGTTCGTGGATAACCAGGAGTTGGTCGTCAAGGACGCGATCCGGCATACGATCAGCGACGACATGGAAGTGCTGGAAGTGGATTCAGCCAAAGAAGTCGTCATCATTCCGATGAAACAGATCAAGTACGTCGCCTGCGACGCCACCGTGTTCGCGACAAAGTCTAAGACGTAG
- the proC gene encoding pyrroline-5-carboxylate reductase codes for MQLLYRTRRSPGKLTKLQGSERRQYNRRMLQHTARVGFIGAGNMAESLIAGLLHAKLVLPSHLIASDIDPAARDVISGKYHVATTAKNAEAADEADLLVLAVEPQVLDQVLNEIADILPDKTLIVSVAAGYPIARIARHLRGMKRKKIVRAMPNTPSAIREGVTAIAGDEEVPGDELATARSLFETIGHVVVVPERLLDAVTGLSGSGPAYVYILIEALADGGVKMGLPRQTAQLLAAQTVAGAARLVLSSGEHPALLKDRVASPGGTTIAGIHALELGQFRATVTSAVEAATTRSAELGLEHQ; via the coding sequence ATGCAGCTACTGTATCGAACGAGGCGCAGTCCTGGCAAGCTGACAAAGTTGCAAGGTTCGGAACGGCGTCAGTATAATCGCCGCATGCTGCAGCATACCGCGAGAGTCGGATTCATCGGTGCGGGCAATATGGCCGAATCCCTCATCGCGGGCCTGCTCCATGCGAAGCTAGTTCTTCCGTCGCATCTCATCGCATCGGACATCGATCCGGCCGCGCGCGACGTCATCAGCGGGAAATATCACGTGGCGACCACGGCCAAGAACGCGGAGGCGGCCGACGAAGCCGACCTGCTCGTGCTGGCCGTGGAGCCGCAGGTGCTCGACCAGGTCTTGAACGAGATCGCCGACATTCTGCCGGACAAGACTTTGATCGTTTCGGTCGCCGCCGGCTATCCCATCGCGCGCATCGCCCGGCACCTGCGGGGCATGAAACGCAAGAAGATCGTCCGCGCCATGCCCAACACGCCGTCCGCCATTCGGGAGGGCGTCACGGCCATCGCCGGCGATGAGGAAGTGCCGGGTGACGAGTTGGCGACGGCCCGATCCCTCTTTGAAACGATCGGTCACGTCGTGGTGGTGCCGGAACGGTTGTTGGATGCGGTCACCGGGTTGAGCGGGAGCGGACCGGCCTACGTGTACATCTTGATAGAAGCGCTGGCGGACGGCGGCGTGAAGATGGGGCTTCCGCGCCAGACGGCCCAACTGCTGGCCGCGCAAACCGTGGCCGGCGCCGCGCGGCTGGTCCTGTCGTCCGGCGAACATCCGGCCCTGTTGAAGGATCGGGTGGCGTCCCCGGGGGGAACCACGATCGCGGGTATTCACGCCTTGGAATTGGGACAGTTTCGCGCGACCGTCACGTCGGCGGTCGAGGCCGCGACGACGCGATCGGCCGAGCTGGGTTTGGAGCATCAATGA
- a CDS encoding HEAT repeat domain-containing protein: MPTRILLGTLVVLALLPVPSWARRESFTEQQKLQVKKIDRVLLEVIALTDKGPADPAPFLDLISKRLRELGYTVVADPAQPHDVLVQVKCEQRKTWEGTTKMGSDADLPDSPSRLWKGPACQLVYFLDGKKMGWHKEVRTEFADAEPAAVAAKAGDAGTYAMNHLRERLDDYDFPTLITAEWGQEERLFKLYDDPATPSARKIRLVNLFGYLFSNDAVPRLLAGLKGPDLEIAKASALALGNIGQKDTVPALVETMKTGRPELRPSAAKALGILGALHGDFTIVDPLLETLKSTDDVALKTEVVWALGKLPDRRAHEPLLALQKSLYNVRENDADPKMVKLKEAVNWTIKQIDTWEYLQ; this comes from the coding sequence ATGCCAACCCGAATTCTCCTCGGCACCTTGGTCGTCCTCGCTCTGCTCCCGGTTCCGAGCTGGGCCCGCCGCGAATCCTTCACCGAGCAGCAGAAACTGCAGGTCAAGAAGATCGATCGGGTGCTCCTGGAGGTCATCGCCCTGACCGACAAGGGACCGGCCGATCCGGCGCCGTTCCTGGACTTGATCTCGAAGCGGCTGCGCGAACTCGGCTACACCGTGGTGGCCGATCCGGCTCAACCGCACGACGTGCTGGTGCAGGTCAAATGCGAACAGCGAAAGACGTGGGAAGGCACGACGAAAATGGGCAGCGATGCGGACCTTCCAGATTCACCGTCCCGTTTATGGAAGGGTCCCGCCTGCCAACTGGTCTATTTCCTGGACGGCAAGAAAATGGGCTGGCACAAGGAAGTGCGGACGGAATTTGCGGACGCCGAACCGGCGGCCGTCGCGGCAAAAGCCGGCGACGCCGGAACCTATGCGATGAATCATCTCAGAGAGCGGCTGGACGACTACGACTTTCCCACGCTCATTACGGCCGAATGGGGGCAGGAAGAACGCCTCTTCAAGTTGTATGACGATCCGGCGACGCCGTCGGCGCGGAAGATCAGGCTGGTGAACCTGTTCGGCTACCTGTTCTCAAACGATGCGGTTCCGCGTCTGCTGGCCGGCCTTAAGGGACCCGATCTCGAAATCGCCAAGGCATCGGCGCTGGCGCTGGGTAACATCGGCCAGAAGGATACCGTCCCGGCCCTGGTGGAGACGATGAAGACCGGCCGTCCGGAGTTGCGGCCGTCTGCGGCCAAAGCCCTGGGCATTCTTGGAGCCCTGCACGGCGACTTCACCATCGTCGATCCGCTCCTCGAGACGCTCAAGTCGACGGACGACGTCGCGCTCAAGACCGAAGTGGTGTGGGCTTTGGGTAAACTGCCGGACCGGCGCGCGCACGAACCGCTGCTGGCACTTCAGAAATCCCTCTACAATGTGCGAGAGAACGACGCCGACCCGAAGATGGTCAAGCTGAAAGAAGCGGTGAACTGGACCATCAAACAGATCGACACCTGGGAGTATCTGCAGTAG
- a CDS encoding type II toxin-antitoxin system VapC family toxin produces the protein MPYYYFDSTALVKRYSMERGTRIVNKLMVKRGKVAILPTWSVTELYSSFSNRAQQGEITRDDCYSVIHKFERESMEGLFQFIVPTTQTYLATKELVMEYPFLRAQQVMHLALALELKPLRLTVVSADVQLLAASKTAGLHVINPEED, from the coding sequence ATGCCGTACTACTACTTCGATTCGACGGCTCTCGTGAAGCGCTACAGCATGGAGCGCGGGACCCGCATCGTCAATAAGCTGATGGTCAAGCGCGGGAAAGTGGCGATTCTGCCGACGTGGAGCGTCACGGAATTGTATTCGTCATTTTCCAACCGGGCCCAGCAGGGCGAGATCACGAGAGATGATTGCTACTCCGTGATCCACAAGTTCGAGCGCGAATCCATGGAAGGCCTGTTCCAGTTCATCGTGCCGACGACGCAGACCTATTTGGCCACCAAGGAACTGGTGATGGAATATCCGTTTCTTCGCGCGCAGCAGGTCATGCATCTGGCATTGGCGTTGGAACTCAAGCCGCTCCGCCTGACGGTCGTCAGCGCGGATGTTCAATTGCTCGCGGCCAGCAAGACCGCGGGGCTGCACGTCATCAATCCTGAAGAGGACTAG
- a CDS encoding LPP20 family lipoprotein produces MIDRMPVLVICAAALLLVGCFGGKAKPAWVNGMSPDYSADQYLTGVGQSDRSAVAEDQAYAALARVFKTEVSAQAKDWESYLVVEQRGQSRDERRLTIDNLTKVSTDKVLENVRIADRWFDSKKQVHYALAVMQRSQAETAFMEKITELDRGIQADVDDAHRSADKLAKVRGLRRAAHNLVIRETYNADLRVVRPSGQGMASPYRVNELTMELEQFLATNLLFAIDVTGDQTQAAQRALSEGLIREGLQIVDRPATESVSSSASGGHAPELLLRGFVRVWPIDVRDPQFMYVRWCGDFEVVEIKGQRPRRFA; encoded by the coding sequence ATGATTGACCGGATGCCGGTGCTTGTCATCTGCGCGGCCGCCCTGTTGCTCGTCGGATGTTTCGGCGGAAAAGCCAAGCCGGCCTGGGTCAACGGCATGAGCCCCGACTATTCGGCGGACCAATATCTCACCGGGGTCGGTCAATCAGACAGAAGCGCGGTGGCGGAAGATCAGGCCTATGCAGCCCTGGCCCGCGTGTTCAAGACGGAAGTGTCCGCCCAGGCGAAGGATTGGGAGTCGTATTTGGTCGTCGAGCAGCGGGGACAGAGCCGCGACGAGCGGCGCCTGACCATCGACAACCTCACCAAGGTCTCGACGGACAAAGTGCTTGAAAACGTCAGGATCGCGGATCGATGGTTTGATTCGAAGAAGCAGGTGCACTATGCCCTGGCGGTCATGCAGCGCTCGCAGGCCGAGACGGCGTTCATGGAGAAAATCACCGAATTGGATCGCGGCATTCAGGCGGACGTCGATGACGCGCACCGGTCCGCGGACAAACTGGCCAAGGTCCGTGGATTGCGGCGGGCGGCCCACAATCTCGTGATTCGCGAAACCTATAATGCCGATCTCCGCGTCGTCCGGCCAAGCGGACAGGGGATGGCGTCGCCCTACCGCGTGAATGAGCTCACGATGGAACTGGAGCAGTTCCTGGCGACGAATCTATTATTCGCGATCGACGTGACGGGCGATCAGACCCAGGCCGCGCAACGGGCCTTGAGCGAGGGGTTGATCCGGGAAGGTTTGCAGATCGTGGATCGTCCTGCGACCGAATCCGTTTCCAGCTCCGCCTCGGGAGGTCATGCACCGGAACTGCTGTTGCGCGGGTTCGTCCGGGTCTGGCCGATCGACGTGCGAGATCCGCAGTTCATGTACGTCCGCTGGTGCGGCGACTTTGAGGTCGTGGAGATCAAGGGACAACGGCCAAGGCGGTTCGCGTGA
- a CDS encoding COG3014 family protein encodes MSCFVSRPTVQDPARWGVCLSTILTVSILLTASGCGSFGKHYVQADKSLLVHDYQRADAAIKEAEDEYGDKSRVLYGMDRGMTLHLAGDYKQSNLLLEQSDDEVERLYTRKVRTETAAFLTNDNALPYEGDPYEQVMLNVVKALNYAMLGLWQESLVEARRIDHRLNVLSDRVKDKSAYREDGFARYLTGILYESTGDVNNAFIAYRKAYETYDSMKGWSRVGEPRQLQSDLLRTTDGLHLTSEFTAYERAFPGVPWQSVQAQQNLAQVVVISYNGRAPRKEDQFLDLPISMDALQLVLINRALTNPNTPENRAKDSVLYGLNGRVVRVALPKLIPQPTQVPVDIVTLNAASGDPVLVKTEPVHQVTALAEKSLSERLPGIAVKAVARAATKYAMAEAATRGSQSAAGQKNADWVGLLVSLIAHGYAVASEESDKRSWRTLPDQIHLARRWVSPGHYDVRGAGFTGEGPPGSRSLSLSPGQTVFLIQRVVQ; translated from the coding sequence TTGAGCTGCTTCGTCTCACGCCCCACCGTACAGGATCCTGCGCGGTGGGGCGTTTGTCTTTCGACCATTCTCACCGTCTCCATACTCCTCACCGCAAGCGGATGCGGTTCGTTCGGCAAGCACTATGTTCAGGCGGACAAGAGCTTGCTAGTCCACGATTATCAGCGCGCGGACGCGGCCATCAAAGAAGCGGAAGACGAATATGGCGACAAGAGCCGCGTCTTGTACGGCATGGATCGGGGCATGACGCTGCATCTCGCCGGCGACTACAAGCAGAGTAACCTCCTGTTGGAACAGTCGGACGACGAGGTCGAACGCCTCTACACCAGAAAGGTCCGCACGGAAACCGCCGCGTTCCTGACCAACGACAACGCGCTGCCGTATGAGGGCGATCCCTACGAGCAGGTCATGCTCAATGTCGTGAAGGCGCTCAACTACGCCATGCTGGGTCTCTGGCAAGAATCACTGGTGGAGGCCCGGCGCATCGATCATCGTCTGAACGTGTTGTCCGATCGCGTCAAAGATAAAAGCGCCTATCGGGAGGACGGCTTTGCGCGCTATCTCACGGGTATACTCTACGAAAGTACCGGCGACGTGAACAACGCCTTCATTGCCTATCGCAAGGCCTACGAAACCTACGACTCAATGAAGGGCTGGTCGCGGGTCGGAGAACCAAGGCAGTTGCAGAGCGATCTGTTGAGAACGACGGACGGATTGCATTTGACGTCGGAGTTTACCGCCTACGAGCGGGCCTTTCCGGGTGTGCCGTGGCAGTCCGTTCAAGCGCAGCAGAATCTCGCCCAAGTGGTCGTGATCAGCTATAATGGCCGCGCACCCCGGAAGGAGGACCAGTTTCTTGATCTGCCCATCAGTATGGATGCGCTCCAATTGGTCCTGATCAACCGGGCGCTGACCAATCCGAATACTCCGGAGAACCGAGCCAAGGACAGCGTCCTCTACGGCTTGAACGGGCGCGTCGTTCGCGTGGCGTTGCCGAAGTTGATTCCACAACCTACACAGGTGCCGGTAGACATAGTCACACTCAATGCCGCGTCAGGGGATCCGGTCTTGGTCAAGACCGAGCCGGTGCATCAGGTGACGGCCCTTGCGGAGAAATCCTTGTCGGAACGGCTGCCGGGCATCGCCGTCAAAGCCGTAGCCAGGGCGGCCACAAAATATGCGATGGCGGAAGCCGCGACCAGAGGATCGCAGAGCGCCGCGGGGCAAAAAAATGCCGATTGGGTCGGACTACTGGTCAGCTTGATCGCGCATGGCTATGCGGTGGCTTCGGAGGAATCGGATAAGCGCAGTTGGCGGACATTGCCCGATCAAATCCATCTCGCCCGGCGCTGGGTGTCTCCCGGTCACTATGACGTCAGGGGCGCCGGTTTTACGGGAGAGGGGCCTCCGGGAAGCCGGTCCCTTTCCCTGTCCCCCGGGCAAACGGTGTTTCTGATTCAGCGGGTGGTGCAATGA
- a CDS encoding penicillin-binding protein activator LpoB has product MMGSIGQRGFAGAVGSVVLCFGFLTLAGCGSETKVTRVDTGVVTDLSGRWNDTDSRMVAEAMVKEALDYPWLGNFSAAKNRQPVVVVGTVLNNSHEHINVQTFVTDLQRELTNSQKVTFVANKGERDEVRNERKEQAMYAREDTQKAPGKEIGADYMMKGTIATILDEAEGTKAMFYQVDLQMVDLESNAKVWFGQKKIKKVIEKKRTVF; this is encoded by the coding sequence ATGATGGGGAGTATAGGGCAGCGGGGTTTTGCCGGTGCAGTAGGATCGGTCGTGCTCTGTTTCGGGTTCCTGACGCTGGCCGGCTGTGGAAGCGAGACGAAAGTGACCCGCGTGGATACCGGTGTGGTGACCGATCTCAGCGGGCGCTGGAACGATACCGATTCCCGCATGGTGGCGGAAGCCATGGTGAAGGAGGCTCTCGATTATCCCTGGCTGGGCAACTTCAGCGCGGCCAAGAACCGTCAGCCGGTCGTGGTGGTGGGTACGGTGCTCAACAACAGCCACGAGCACATCAACGTGCAGACCTTCGTCACGGATCTCCAGCGCGAATTGACGAACTCCCAAAAAGTGACCTTTGTGGCCAACAAGGGTGAACGCGACGAAGTGCGCAATGAGCGGAAGGAACAGGCGATGTATGCCCGGGAAGACACGCAGAAGGCGCCCGGCAAGGAAATCGGCGCAGACTATATGATGAAGGGCACCATCGCCACGATTCTCGATGAAGCCGAAGGCACCAAAGCGATGTTCTACCAGGTGGATCTTCAGATGGTTGACTTGGAAAGCAATGCCAAGGTCTGGTTTGGCCAGAAAAAGATCAAGAAAGTGATCGAGAAAAAACGCACCGTTTTCTGA